In one window of Erwinia tasmaniensis Et1/99 DNA:
- a CDS encoding YgdI/YgdR family lipoprotein — protein sequence MKWIFSAAVLGMAMMISGCSSDYVMATKDGKMIMTEGKPQIDKETGLVKYTDESGHERQINGDEVSSMVER from the coding sequence ATGAAGTGGATTTTTAGCGCAGCGGTGCTGGGCATGGCAATGATGATTAGCGGTTGTAGCAGTGACTATGTGATGGCGACTAAAGACGGTAAGATGATCATGACCGAGGGAAAGCCTCAGATTGACAAAGAGACCGGGCTGGTGAAGTATACTGATGAATCTGGTCATGAACGACAAATTAACGGTGATGAAGTTTCTTCTATGGTTGAACGTTAA